A genomic segment from Natator depressus isolate rNatDep1 chromosome 19, rNatDep2.hap1, whole genome shotgun sequence encodes:
- the PPT1 gene encoding palmitoyl-protein thioesterase 1 → MAALRLRPAALLLTCLLLGGRCSGPVPLVMWHGMGDSCCNPGSMGYIKKIVENKIPGIYVLSLQIGNNLVEDMENSYFMNVNKQVTLVCDKLAKDPHLQGGYNSMGFSQGGQFLRAVAQRCPSPPMFNLISIGGQHQGVFGFPRCPGEKSRICDWLRKLLDLGVYTKMVQERLVQAEYWHDPMKEEEYQKNSIFLADINQEKGNNETYKKNLMALKKFVMVKFLNDTMVDPPASEWFGYYRSGQAKETIPLQETSLYKEDQLGLQQMDKAGKLVFLSVAGDHLRFSEEWFYTNIIPLLN, encoded by the exons ATGGCGGCGCTCAGGTTGCGGCCGGCGGCGCTGCTGCTCACCTGCCTGCTGCTCGGCGGGCGCTGCTCGGGCCCGGTGCCCCTGGTCATGTGGCACGGGATGG GAGACAGCTGCTGTAACCCTGGAAGCATgggatacattaaaaaaatagtggAAAACAAAATACCAGGAATTTACGTTCTGTCGCTACAGATTGGAAACAACTTGGTAGAG GATATGGAGAACAGCTACTTCATGAATGTGAACAAACAGGTGACGCTGGTTTGTGACAAACTCGCTAAGGACCCTCACTTGCAAGGAGGCTACAATTCTATGGGATTCTCCCAGGGAGGCCAGTTCCT gAGGGCGGTGGCACAGAGATGTCCTTCTCCTCCAATGTTCAATTTGATTTCCATTGGGGGGCAGCACCAAG GTGTGTTTGGCTTTCCACGCTGTCCTGGGGAGAAGTCCCGCATCTGTGACTGGCTCCGAAAGCTGCTGGACCTTGGCGTCTACACGAAGATGGTTCAGGAGCG CCTAGTGCAGGCAGAATACTGGCATGACCCCATGAAGGAGGAAGAGTACCAGAAAAACAGCATCTTCCTGGCTGACATCAATCAGGAGAAG GGCAACAATGAGACCTACAAGAAAAACTTGATGGCTTTGAAAAAGTTTGTGATGGTGAAATTTCTCAATGACACGATGGTAGACCCTCCAGCCTCAGAG TGGTTTGGATATTATAGAAGTGGGCAAGCCAAGGAGACCATCCCCCTGCAGGAGACCTCGCTGTACAAAGAG GatcagctggggctgcagcagatGGACAAGGCAGGAAAGCTGGTATTCCTGTCTGTGGCAGGAGATCACCTTCGCTTTTCTGAAGAGTGGTTCTATACAAACATCATCCCCTTGCTAAACTGA